The Ensifer adhaerens genome contains a region encoding:
- a CDS encoding PaaI family thioesterase, whose translation MDDRDPPDFRKRIRESFARQAAMRTIGAELTLVEQGTVEIELPFDDKLTQQHGFLHAGVISAALDSAGTYAAYSVIDPDASILTIEFKVNLLSPGRGERFLFRGEVTKPGSTIIVSDGRGYAIRSDGPAKLIASMTGTMMVVRGREGIEG comes from the coding sequence ATGGACGACCGTGATCCCCCCGATTTCCGGAAGCGCATTCGCGAGAGCTTCGCGCGGCAGGCGGCAATGCGCACGATCGGAGCCGAACTGACACTTGTCGAGCAAGGCACGGTCGAAATCGAGCTGCCCTTCGACGACAAGCTGACGCAGCAGCACGGCTTCCTGCATGCCGGCGTGATCTCCGCGGCGCTCGATTCAGCCGGCACCTATGCGGCCTATTCGGTGATCGACCCGGATGCCTCGATCCTGACGATCGAGTTCAAGGTCAACCTGCTTTCGCCCGGGCGCGGCGAACGCTTCCTCTTCCGCGGCGAGGTGACAAAGCCCGGATCGACGATCATCGTTTCCGACGGTCGCGGCTATGCGATCCGCTCCGACGGACCGGCAAAGCTGATCGCCTCGATGACCGGAACGATGATGGTTGTGCGCGGACGCGAAGGGATCGAAGGATGA
- a CDS encoding TspO/MBR family protein: MNRTILYVVFIAAVLGLGLLIGTNNIPGEWYRSLAKPAFNPPDWIFAPVWSILYVMIGVVGARMFLDHRRSAAMRLWLAQMILNFLWSPLFFGMQDIASALIVIIALVIAVAGFVVASWQRDRISALLFLPYLAWVAFATALNSAILLMN, encoded by the coding sequence ATGAACAGAACCATCTTATACGTAGTCTTCATCGCCGCCGTTCTCGGCCTCGGCCTTCTCATCGGCACCAACAACATCCCCGGCGAATGGTACCGGTCGCTGGCAAAGCCAGCCTTCAATCCACCGGACTGGATCTTCGCGCCGGTCTGGTCGATCCTCTACGTGATGATCGGCGTTGTCGGCGCCCGCATGTTTCTCGATCATCGGCGCAGCGCCGCCATGCGCCTGTGGCTGGCGCAGATGATCCTCAACTTCCTCTGGTCGCCACTGTTCTTTGGCATGCAGGATATAGCGTCGGCGCTGATCGTGATCATCGCGCTCGTGATCGCGGTTGCCGGCTTCGTCGTCGCAAGTTGGCAACGGGATCGCATTTCAGCCCTGCTGTTCCTTCCCTATCTCGCCTGGGTTGCGTTTGCGACGGCGCTCAACAGCGCGATTTTGCTCATGAATTGA
- a CDS encoding GNAT family N-acetyltransferase has product MKTFRRIDIRPAGPDDIMMIASVIVETWRSTFRGLISDAFLDAMSIEEQALRHARRMRIADVFHLVAVDVSTNKVIGFANYGKARSMPPRFDRELYALYILKEFQGAGIGSALVRSVAGHCRELGGKSLFAWVLSSNPNRGFYEHLGAIAVGQGQVSLGGENHDQTAYRWNDLAKLSGDGRFSA; this is encoded by the coding sequence ATGAAGACCTTCCGACGTATCGACATCCGGCCGGCCGGCCCGGATGACATCATGATGATCGCCTCCGTTATCGTCGAAACCTGGCGATCGACCTTCCGCGGGCTGATTTCCGATGCCTTTCTCGACGCCATGAGCATCGAGGAACAGGCGTTGCGCCACGCAAGACGCATGCGCATCGCCGACGTCTTCCATCTGGTTGCGGTTGACGTGAGCACGAACAAGGTGATCGGCTTTGCCAATTACGGCAAGGCGCGCTCGATGCCGCCGCGGTTCGACCGCGAGCTCTATGCGCTTTACATCCTGAAAGAGTTCCAGGGCGCGGGCATCGGCTCGGCACTGGTGCGCAGCGTCGCCGGTCACTGCCGGGAGCTTGGCGGCAAGTCGCTCTTTGCCTGGGTGCTTTCCAGCAACCCGAATCGGGGCTTCTACGAGCATCTCGGCGCCATTGCCGTTGGCCAGGGCCAGGTGAGCCTCGGCGGCGAAAACCACGACCAGACCGCCTATCGTTGGAACGATCTGGCAAAACTCTCCGGCGACGGCCGTTTTTCGGCCTGA
- a CDS encoding DUF1513 domain-containing protein: MTAATGLIDRRSFLRMAGAAWVASLAPERAFALTRADAVFASAFMAPDGSYGVATLTEAGEIIDRTALPARAHGMAYSPVSRRIVAFARRPGTYAMILATDGTAEPIVITAADGRHFYGHGCFSADGKLLYATENDFAANRGMVGIYDGSDHFTRIGEFPTYGIGPHDMTLSADGKLLAIANGGIETHPDFGRTKLNLDHMEPSLTLVDTRTGALVQKHGLPDDLSRLSTRHVDIGPKGEIWFACQYEGARSDLPPLVGSFSQGEDLKFLSLPERTTEALANYVGAIAVNRNEGLIGLTSPKGGVAVMLDARTGTVLKEERVADAAGVASADHGFAVSSYDGHFKANKSRVAWDQHIVRLA; encoded by the coding sequence ATGACAGCCGCCACGGGCCTGATCGACCGGCGCAGTTTCCTGAGGATGGCGGGCGCGGCCTGGGTGGCGAGCCTCGCGCCTGAGCGAGCCTTCGCCCTGACCAGGGCCGACGCCGTCTTTGCCTCGGCCTTCATGGCGCCGGACGGCAGCTATGGCGTCGCGACGCTGACGGAAGCGGGCGAGATCATCGACCGCACGGCGCTGCCGGCCCGTGCACACGGCATGGCCTATTCGCCCGTCAGCCGCCGCATCGTCGCCTTTGCCCGCAGGCCGGGCACCTATGCGATGATCCTTGCAACCGACGGCACGGCCGAGCCGATCGTGATCACCGCTGCCGACGGCCGGCATTTCTACGGCCATGGCTGCTTCTCGGCAGACGGCAAGCTGCTCTACGCCACCGAGAACGACTTTGCCGCCAATCGCGGCATGGTCGGCATCTATGACGGCAGCGACCACTTCACCCGCATCGGCGAATTCCCGACCTACGGCATCGGCCCACACGACATGACGCTGAGCGCCGACGGGAAACTGCTGGCGATTGCAAATGGCGGCATCGAGACCCATCCGGATTTTGGCCGCACCAAGCTCAATCTCGACCATATGGAGCCGAGCCTGACGCTGGTCGATACGCGAACCGGCGCGCTCGTACAGAAGCACGGTCTGCCGGATGATCTGAGCCGCCTGTCGACCCGGCATGTCGATATCGGTCCGAAGGGCGAGATCTGGTTTGCCTGCCAGTATGAGGGTGCGCGCAGCGACCTGCCGCCGCTCGTCGGCTCGTTTTCCCAGGGCGAAGACCTGAAGTTCCTGTCTCTGCCCGAGCGCACGACGGAAGCGCTGGCGAACTATGTCGGCGCCATCGCCGTCAACCGGAACGAGGGGCTGATCGGACTGACTTCGCCGAAGGGCGGCGTGGCGGTGATGCTCGATGCACGAACCGGTACCGTGCTGAAGGAAGAGCGCGTCGCCGATGCGGCGGGGGTCGCCAGTGCCGACCACGGCTTTGCCGTTTCCTCCTATGACGGCCACTTCAAGGCTAACAAGAGCCGAGTGGCCTGGGACCAGCACATCGTGCGGTTGGCTTAG
- a CDS encoding magnesium transporter CorA family protein yields MLRIYKSQNSHLVLVDMIDGIALPTPAIWYDLYNPSAEETRLVEGQLGIEIPTRDEMQEIELSDRLYQEAGAEFMTMTAAAKLDSDYPVKVPVTFILKGATLVTVRHADPKPFQNFSNRIQKANGQICESGELVMLGLLEAIIDRTADALERAGSEVDGISRDVFRKTNASATKKTRDLQSLIEQIGQKGDLLTVIRESLVSIGRLVAYHVALEGMGPRKAGKESRQRIKLIQRDATSLGDHALFLSNKINFLLDATLGLINLEQNQIIKIFSVAAVVFLPPTLVASIYGMNFGVMPELQWEFGYPAALMLMVISAIVPYFYFKRRGWL; encoded by the coding sequence ATGCTGCGCATCTACAAAAGCCAGAACAGCCACCTCGTGCTTGTCGACATGATCGACGGCATCGCCCTGCCGACGCCGGCAATCTGGTACGACCTCTACAATCCATCGGCCGAGGAAACGCGGCTCGTCGAAGGCCAGCTCGGCATCGAGATCCCGACCCGCGACGAGATGCAGGAGATCGAGCTTTCCGACCGCCTCTACCAGGAGGCCGGCGCCGAATTCATGACGATGACGGCCGCCGCCAAGCTCGACAGCGATTATCCGGTCAAGGTGCCGGTGACCTTCATTCTCAAGGGCGCGACGCTGGTTACCGTGCGCCACGCGGACCCGAAGCCGTTCCAGAATTTTTCCAACCGCATCCAGAAGGCCAACGGCCAGATCTGCGAAAGCGGCGAACTGGTGATGCTCGGGCTGCTTGAGGCGATCATCGACCGTACGGCGGATGCGCTGGAGCGCGCCGGCAGCGAGGTCGACGGAATTTCGCGGGATGTGTTCCGCAAGACCAATGCCAGCGCCACCAAGAAGACGCGCGACCTGCAGTCGCTGATCGAGCAGATCGGCCAGAAGGGCGACCTTTTGACGGTCATCCGCGAAAGCCTGGTCAGCATCGGCCGGCTCGTCGCCTATCATGTGGCGCTCGAAGGCATGGGGCCGCGCAAGGCAGGCAAGGAAAGCCGGCAGCGGATCAAGCTGATCCAGCGGGACGCGACGTCGCTTGGTGATCACGCGCTGTTCCTGTCGAACAAGATCAATTTCCTGCTCGACGCGACGCTTGGCCTCATCAACCTCGAGCAGAACCAAATCATCAAGATCTTCTCGGTTGCCGCCGTCGTCTTCCTGCCGCCGACGCTGGTCGCCTCGATCTACGGCATGAACTTCGGGGTGATGCCGGAACTGCAATGGGAATTCGGCTACCCTGCGGCACTGATGCTGATGGTGATCTCGGCGATCGTGCCCTATTTTTACTTCAAGCGGCGCGGCTGGCTCTGA